A window of Leclercia adecarboxylata contains these coding sequences:
- the ubiH gene encoding 2-octaprenyl-6-methoxyphenyl hydroxylase, with the protein MSIIIVGGGMTGATLALAISSLTQGKLPVHLVEAVAPQSTGHPGFDGRAIALAQGTCQQLARSGIWQAIADCATAIETVHVSDRGHAGFVTLEAQDYRIDALGQVVELHDVGLRLFRLLKDAPGVTLHCPARVERFTRSEQAVSVTLDDGTTLDGQLLVAADGSRSALGQQCGIQWQQQPYHQLAVIANVATAEPHRGRAFERFTRHGPLAMLPMSQGRSSLVWCHPLESADEVQSWSDERFCAELQKAFGWRLGRITHAGKRAVYPLALTTASQCISHRVALVGNAAQTLHPIAGQGFNLGLRDVMTLAETLAQAFAQQQDCGAYPVLCHYQKRRQADKEATIGITDGLVHLFANRWAPLVAGRNAGLMAMELFIPARDVLAQRTLGWVAR; encoded by the coding sequence ATGAGCATCATCATCGTTGGCGGAGGCATGACGGGAGCTACGCTTGCGCTGGCGATCTCCTCCCTGACCCAGGGCAAACTGCCGGTTCATCTGGTCGAGGCCGTTGCGCCGCAGTCGACCGGTCATCCGGGATTTGACGGACGTGCTATCGCCCTGGCACAGGGCACCTGCCAGCAGCTGGCACGCAGCGGCATCTGGCAGGCAATTGCCGATTGCGCCACGGCCATCGAAACCGTGCATGTGAGCGATCGTGGCCATGCCGGGTTTGTTACCCTTGAGGCGCAGGATTACCGCATTGATGCGCTGGGACAGGTGGTTGAGCTGCACGACGTGGGCCTGCGCCTGTTCCGTCTGTTAAAAGATGCTCCGGGCGTAACCCTTCACTGTCCGGCCCGCGTGGAGCGCTTTACCCGCAGCGAACAGGCGGTGAGCGTCACGCTGGATGACGGCACGACGCTGGACGGACAATTGCTGGTAGCCGCCGACGGCTCTCGTTCGGCGCTCGGCCAGCAGTGTGGGATCCAGTGGCAACAGCAGCCGTACCATCAGCTGGCGGTGATTGCCAACGTTGCCACCGCCGAGCCGCATCGGGGGCGCGCTTTTGAACGTTTTACCCGGCATGGCCCGCTGGCTATGCTGCCGATGTCCCAGGGCCGCAGCTCGCTGGTCTGGTGTCATCCGCTGGAGAGCGCGGATGAAGTGCAGAGCTGGTCTGATGAACGCTTCTGCGCAGAGCTGCAAAAAGCCTTTGGCTGGCGGCTGGGACGTATTACCCATGCCGGTAAGAGGGCGGTTTACCCCCTGGCGCTAACCACGGCATCGCAGTGCATCTCCCATCGCGTCGCGCTGGTGGGCAATGCCGCCCAGACGTTACACCCCATCGCCGGACAGGGCTTTAATCTTGGCCTGCGCGATGTGATGACCCTTGCCGAAACGCTGGCCCAGGCGTTTGCGCAACAGCAGGATTGCGGCGCATACCCGGTCTTATGCCATTACCAGAAACGACGCCAGGCCGATAAAGAGGCCACCATCGGCATAACAGATGGGCTGGTGCATCTGTTTGCCAATCGCTGGGCACCGCTGGTGGCGGGCCGTAACGCAGGGTTGATGGCGATGGAACTATTCATTCCGGCACGTGATGTGCTGGCACAGAGGACGCTTGGTTGGGTCGCTCGCTAA
- the bglA gene encoding 6-phospho-beta-glucosidase BglA, which yields MKKLTLPKDFLWGGAVAAHQVEGGWNKGGKGPSICDVLTGGAHGVPREITQEVVDGKYYPNHEAIDFHGHYKEDIKLFAEMGFKCFRTSIAWTRIFPKGDETQPNEEGLKFYDDMFDELLKYNIEPVITLSHFEMPLHLVQEYGGWTNRKVVDFFVNFAEVVFERYKSKVKYWMTFNEINNQRNWRAPLFGYCCSGVVYTEHQNPEETMYQVLHHQFVASALAVKAARRINPEMKVGCMLAMVALYPFSCKPEDVMFAQESMRERYVFTDVQLRGYYPSYVLNEWERRGFTINMEANDEQILREGTCDYLGFSYYMTNAVKAEGGTGDAISGFEGSVPNPHVKASDWGWQIDPVGLRYSLCELYERYQKPLFIVENGFGAYDKVEEDGSINDDYRIDYLRAHVEEMMKAVTYDGVDLMGYTPWGCIDCVSFTTGQYSKRYGFIYVNKHDDGTGDMSRSRKKSFNWYKEVIASNGETL from the coding sequence ATGAAAAAACTCACCTTACCGAAAGACTTTTTATGGGGCGGCGCGGTTGCGGCGCATCAGGTTGAAGGCGGCTGGAACAAAGGCGGCAAAGGGCCAAGCATTTGTGACGTGCTGACCGGCGGCGCGCACGGCGTACCCCGGGAAATCACCCAGGAAGTGGTGGACGGTAAATACTACCCGAACCACGAAGCCATCGATTTCCACGGCCACTATAAAGAAGACATCAAGCTGTTTGCCGAGATGGGCTTCAAATGTTTCCGCACCTCCATCGCCTGGACCCGTATCTTCCCGAAAGGTGATGAAACCCAGCCTAACGAAGAGGGGCTGAAGTTCTACGACGACATGTTCGATGAGCTGCTGAAGTACAACATCGAGCCGGTGATCACCCTCTCCCACTTCGAAATGCCGCTGCACCTGGTGCAGGAGTACGGCGGCTGGACCAACCGTAAAGTGGTGGATTTCTTCGTTAACTTCGCTGAAGTGGTGTTTGAGCGCTACAAGAGCAAGGTCAAATACTGGATGACCTTCAACGAAATCAACAACCAGCGTAACTGGCGCGCGCCGCTGTTCGGCTACTGCTGCTCCGGCGTGGTCTACACCGAGCATCAAAACCCGGAAGAGACCATGTACCAGGTGCTGCATCACCAGTTTGTGGCCAGCGCCCTGGCGGTGAAGGCGGCTCGCCGCATCAACCCGGAGATGAAAGTCGGCTGCATGCTGGCGATGGTGGCGCTCTATCCGTTCTCCTGTAAACCAGAAGACGTGATGTTTGCTCAGGAATCAATGCGTGAGCGTTATGTCTTTACCGACGTGCAGCTGCGGGGTTACTACCCGTCCTACGTGCTGAACGAGTGGGAGCGTCGTGGCTTTACCATCAATATGGAAGCGAACGACGAGCAGATCCTGCGTGAAGGCACCTGTGACTATCTGGGCTTCAGCTATTACATGACCAACGCGGTGAAAGCCGAAGGCGGCACCGGCGATGCGATCTCCGGCTTCGAAGGCAGCGTGCCGAACCCGCACGTCAAGGCGTCCGACTGGGGCTGGCAGATCGATCCGGTTGGCCTGCGCTATTCTCTGTGCGAACTGTATGAGCGCTATCAGAAGCCGCTGTTTATCGTTGAAAACGGCTTTGGCGCTTACGATAAAGTGGAAGAAGACGGCAGCATCAACGATGACTACCGCATCGACTATCTGCGCGCGCACGTGGAAGAGATGATGAAAGCGGTCACTTACGACGGCGTGGATCTGATGGGCTACACCCCGTGGGGCTGCATCGACTGCGTATCGTTCACCACCGGCCAGTACAGCAAGCGCTACGGCTTTATCTATGTGAACAAGCACGACGACGGCACCGGCGACATGTCCCGTTCACGCAAGAAGAGCTTTAACTGGTACAAAGAAGTGATCGCCAGTAACGGCGAGACGCTTTAA
- the gcvP gene encoding aminomethyl-transferring glycine dehydrogenase: MTQTLSQLENRGAFIERHIGPDAQQQQEMLKTVGADSLNALIGQIVPKDIQLDTPPQVGESTTEYAALAELKGIASLNKRFKSYIGMGYTNVQLPPVILRNMLENPGWYTAYTPYQPEVSQGRLEALLNFQQVTLDLTGLDIASASLLDEATAAAEAMAMAKRVSKLKGANRFFVAADVHPQTLDVVRTRAETFGFEVIVDEADKVLDHQDVFGVLLQQVGTTGEVHDYSKLTGELKARKIVVSVAADFMALVLLTAPGKQGADIVFGSAQRFGVPMGYGGPHAAFFAAKDEFKRSMPGRIIGVSKDAAGNTALRMAMQTREQHIRREKANSNICTSQVLLANIASLYAVYHGPAGLKRIASRIHRLADILACGLQQKGQKLRHAHFFDTLCVEVADKAAVLARAEAAEINLRSDILNAVSITLDETTTREDVQVLFNVLLGEGHGLNLDTLDKEVAHDSRSIQQSMLRDDAILTHPVFNRYHSETEMMRYMHSLERKDLALNQAMIPLGSCTMKLNAAAEMIPITWPEFAELHPFCPADQAEGYHQMINQLSDWLVKLTGYDALCMQPNSGAQGEYAGLLAIRHYHESRNEGHRDICLIPSSAHGTNPASAQMAGMEVVVVACDKNGNIDLADLRAKAEQTGDKLSCIMVTYPSTHGVYEETIREVCEIVHQYGGQVYLDGANMNAQVGITTPGFIGADVSHLNLHKTFCIPHGGGGPGMGPIGVKAHLAPFVPGHSVVQIEGMLTRQGAVSAAPFGSASILPISWMYIRMMGAEGLKQASQVAILNANYIATRLKSAYPILYTGRDGRVAHECILDIRPLKEQTGISELDIAKRLIDYGFHAPTMSFPVAGTLMVEPTESESKAELDRFIDAMLAIRMEIDRVQDGEWTLEDNPLVNAPHTQHELVAEWNHGYSRELAVFPAGVANKYWPTVKRLDDVYGDRNLFCSCVPMSEYQ; the protein is encoded by the coding sequence ATGACACAGACTTTAAGCCAGCTTGAAAACCGTGGCGCCTTTATCGAACGTCACATTGGGCCGGATGCTCAGCAACAGCAGGAGATGCTGAAGACGGTTGGCGCGGATTCGCTCAACGCCCTGATCGGCCAGATTGTGCCAAAGGATATTCAGCTCGACACGCCACCGCAGGTGGGAGAGTCGACCACTGAATACGCCGCACTGGCGGAACTGAAAGGCATTGCCAGCCTGAACAAGCGCTTTAAGTCTTACATTGGCATGGGTTACACCAACGTGCAGTTACCGCCGGTGATCCTGCGTAACATGCTGGAAAACCCGGGCTGGTATACGGCGTATACCCCTTATCAGCCGGAAGTGTCTCAGGGCCGTCTGGAAGCGCTGCTCAATTTCCAGCAGGTCACGCTGGATCTGACCGGCCTCGACATCGCCTCTGCTTCGCTGCTGGATGAAGCCACCGCCGCTGCAGAAGCAATGGCAATGGCGAAACGCGTCAGCAAACTGAAGGGTGCAAACCGCTTCTTCGTCGCTGCCGACGTTCACCCGCAGACCCTGGACGTAGTGCGTACCCGCGCAGAGACGTTTGGCTTTGAGGTGATCGTTGATGAAGCCGATAAAGTGCTGGATCACCAGGATGTGTTCGGCGTGCTGTTACAGCAGGTGGGCACCACCGGTGAAGTGCACGACTACAGCAAGCTGACTGGCGAGCTGAAAGCGCGCAAAATCGTCGTCAGCGTGGCGGCCGATTTTATGGCGCTGGTGCTGTTAACCGCGCCGGGCAAACAGGGTGCGGACATCGTCTTCGGCTCTGCACAGCGCTTCGGCGTGCCGATGGGCTACGGCGGGCCACACGCGGCCTTCTTCGCTGCAAAAGATGAATTCAAACGCTCCATGCCAGGCCGCATTATCGGCGTATCGAAAGATGCGGCCGGTAACACCGCCCTGCGCATGGCGATGCAGACTCGCGAGCAGCACATCCGCCGTGAGAAAGCCAACTCCAACATCTGTACCTCTCAGGTCCTGCTGGCCAACATCGCCAGCCTGTATGCCGTCTATCATGGTCCGGCCGGCCTGAAGCGTATCGCCAGCCGTATTCATCGCCTGGCCGATATTCTGGCCTGCGGCCTGCAGCAGAAAGGTCAAAAACTGCGTCACGCGCACTTCTTCGACACCCTGTGCGTGGAAGTGGCCGACAAGGCGGCCGTGCTGGCACGTGCTGAAGCAGCAGAGATCAACCTGCGTAGCGACATCCTGAATGCGGTGAGCATCACCCTGGATGAAACCACTACCCGTGAAGATGTACAGGTGCTGTTCAATGTCCTGCTGGGCGAAGGCCACGGCCTGAATCTGGACACGCTTGATAAAGAGGTGGCACACGACAGCCGCTCCATCCAGCAGAGCATGCTGCGCGACGACGCGATCCTGACCCATCCGGTCTTTAACCGCTACCACAGCGAAACCGAGATGATGCGCTATATGCACTCTCTGGAGCGTAAAGATCTGGCCCTGAACCAGGCGATGATCCCGCTGGGCTCCTGCACCATGAAGCTGAACGCCGCTGCCGAGATGATCCCCATTACCTGGCCGGAGTTCGCTGAGCTGCACCCGTTCTGCCCGGCTGACCAGGCGGAAGGTTATCACCAGATGATCAACCAGCTCTCCGACTGGCTGGTGAAACTGACCGGCTATGACGCACTCTGCATGCAGCCAAACTCCGGCGCCCAGGGTGAATACGCGGGCCTGCTGGCCATCCGCCACTACCACGAGAGCCGCAACGAAGGCCATCGTGATATCTGCCTGATCCCAAGCTCTGCCCACGGCACCAACCCGGCATCTGCCCAGATGGCAGGGATGGAAGTGGTGGTTGTGGCCTGCGATAAGAACGGCAACATCGACCTGGCTGACCTACGTGCGAAAGCGGAACAGACCGGCGATAAGCTCTCCTGCATTATGGTCACCTATCCGTCCACCCACGGCGTGTATGAAGAGACCATCCGTGAAGTGTGCGAGATCGTGCACCAGTATGGCGGCCAGGTTTACCTTGATGGCGCCAACATGAACGCCCAGGTGGGGATCACCACCCCAGGCTTTATCGGCGCGGACGTGTCGCACCTGAACCTGCACAAAACCTTCTGCATTCCGCACGGCGGTGGCGGCCCGGGTATGGGTCCAATCGGTGTGAAAGCGCACCTGGCACCGTTTGTACCGGGTCACAGCGTGGTACAGATCGAAGGCATGCTCACCCGTCAGGGGGCGGTCTCTGCGGCACCGTTCGGCAGCGCTTCTATTCTGCCAATAAGCTGGATGTACATCCGTATGATGGGCGCAGAAGGGCTGAAGCAGGCAAGCCAGGTGGCGATCCTGAATGCCAACTACATCGCAACGCGTCTGAAATCTGCCTATCCGATACTCTATACCGGCCGTGACGGTCGCGTGGCGCACGAGTGTATTCTCGATATTCGTCCGCTGAAAGAGCAGACCGGCATCAGCGAGCTGGACATTGCCAAACGTCTGATCGACTACGGCTTCCACGCCCCGACCATGTCGTTCCCTGTGGCAGGTACGCTGATGGTGGAGCCAACGGAGTCCGAAAGCAAAGCCGAACTGGACCGCTTTATCGACGCGATGCTGGCCATCCGCATGGAGATCGATCGCGTTCAGGATGGTGAATGGACGCTGGAAGATAACCCGCTGGTGAACGCCCCGCACACCCAGCACGAGCTGGTGGCAGAGTGGAACCACGGTTACTCCCGCGAGCTGGCGGTCTTCCCGGCGGGCGTTGCTAACAAGTACTGGCCGACCGTGAAGCGTCTCGATGACGTCTACGGCGACCGTAACCTGTTCTGCTCCTGCGTGCCGATGAGCGAATACCAGTAA
- a CDS encoding SDR family oxidoreductase has product MAIALVTGASRGIGKATAIELARVGYTVAVNYHHNIKAATDVINQIVEEGGKAFALRADISDEAQVMAMFDSLDREGEPLTALVNNAGILFEQSTIENLSAERINRVLATNVTGYFLCCREAVKRMALKHGGKGGAIVNVSSAASRLGAPGEYVDYAASKGAVDSLTTGLSLEVAAQGIRVNCVRPGLIYTEIHASGGEPGRVDRVKSMLPMQRGGQPEEVAQAIVWLLSEKASYVTGSFIELAGGK; this is encoded by the coding sequence ATGGCTATAGCATTAGTAACCGGCGCCAGCCGTGGGATCGGCAAAGCGACCGCAATTGAACTGGCACGTGTTGGCTACACCGTGGCGGTGAACTATCATCACAACATTAAAGCCGCCACCGATGTCATCAATCAGATTGTCGAAGAGGGCGGTAAGGCTTTTGCCCTGCGCGCGGACATCAGCGACGAGGCGCAGGTTATGGCGATGTTCGACAGCCTCGATCGTGAAGGCGAACCCCTCACTGCGCTGGTCAACAACGCCGGCATTCTGTTTGAACAAAGCACCATAGAAAACCTCTCCGCCGAGCGCATTAACCGCGTGCTGGCCACCAACGTGACAGGATATTTCCTCTGCTGCCGTGAAGCGGTGAAACGCATGGCGCTGAAACATGGCGGAAAAGGCGGGGCGATCGTGAATGTCTCCTCTGCGGCCTCACGACTCGGTGCGCCGGGGGAGTATGTGGATTATGCGGCATCGAAAGGGGCGGTGGACTCCCTCACTACCGGGCTGTCGCTGGAAGTCGCGGCGCAGGGCATCCGGGTAAACTGCGTACGTCCGGGGCTGATCTACACCGAAATTCATGCCTCCGGCGGTGAACCAGGGCGCGTGGATCGGGTGAAGTCGATGCTGCCGATGCAGCGCGGCGGTCAGCCGGAAGAGGTGGCGCAGGCGATTGTCTGGCTGCTGAGCGAGAAAGCCTCGTACGTGACGGGGAGTTTTATTGAGCTGGCGGGCGGGAAATAA
- the ubiI gene encoding FAD-dependent 2-octaprenylphenol hydroxylase: MQNVDVAIVGGGMVGLALACGLQGSGLRVAVLEQKQPQPVAPDAPPELRVSAINAASEKLLTRVGVWSEIIAQRASCYHGMEVWDKDSFGHIAFDDESMGYSHLGHIIENAVIHYALWQKAQQCSDITLIAPAMLQQVAWGENDAFITLQSGDMLTARLVVGADGANSWLRNKADIPLTYWDYRHHALVATIRTAEPHQAVARQIFHNDGILAFLPLSDPHLCSIVWSLAPEKAQQMQEASAEEFNQALCVAFDNRLGLCSVESERQVFPLTGRYARQFAAHRLALVGDAAHTIHPLAGQGVNLGFMDAAELVDELRRLHREGKDIGQHLYLRRYERSRKHSAAMMLAGMQGFRELFAGANPAKKLLRDLGLKLADTLPGVKPQLLRQAMGLNDLPDWLK, from the coding sequence GTGCAGAATGTTGATGTCGCCATTGTCGGTGGCGGAATGGTAGGACTGGCGCTGGCCTGCGGCTTGCAGGGCAGCGGTCTGCGCGTGGCGGTGCTGGAACAGAAACAGCCACAGCCTGTCGCTCCCGACGCCCCGCCTGAGCTACGCGTCTCGGCGATTAACGCCGCCAGTGAAAAGCTGCTGACCCGCGTCGGCGTCTGGTCGGAAATTATCGCCCAACGCGCCAGCTGCTATCACGGGATGGAAGTGTGGGATAAAGACAGCTTCGGGCATATCGCGTTTGATGACGAGAGCATGGGTTACAGCCATCTCGGGCATATCATTGAGAATGCGGTTATTCATTATGCCCTGTGGCAGAAAGCGCAGCAGTGCAGCGATATCACGCTGATTGCACCTGCGATGCTGCAGCAGGTCGCCTGGGGAGAAAACGACGCCTTTATCACCCTGCAAAGTGGAGACATGCTCACCGCTCGTCTGGTGGTGGGGGCCGATGGCGCAAACTCCTGGCTGCGCAACAAAGCCGACATTCCGCTGACGTACTGGGACTATCGCCACCATGCGCTGGTCGCCACTATCCGCACGGCGGAACCGCATCAGGCCGTGGCCCGGCAGATCTTCCACAACGACGGCATTCTGGCCTTCCTGCCGCTCAGCGATCCGCATCTCTGCTCCATCGTCTGGTCGCTGGCCCCCGAGAAGGCTCAGCAGATGCAGGAGGCGTCAGCAGAAGAATTTAATCAGGCTTTGTGCGTGGCGTTTGATAACCGTCTGGGGCTTTGCTCCGTTGAAAGCGAACGCCAGGTTTTCCCGTTGACGGGCCGCTATGCGCGCCAGTTCGCCGCGCATCGTCTGGCGCTGGTGGGCGACGCGGCGCACACCATTCATCCGCTGGCCGGGCAGGGCGTAAACCTGGGCTTTATGGATGCCGCCGAACTGGTGGACGAACTGCGCCGACTGCACCGCGAAGGCAAGGATATTGGTCAGCACCTCTATCTGCGCCGCTACGAGCGCAGCCGCAAACACAGTGCGGCAATGATGCTGGCAGGTATGCAGGGGTTCCGCGAACTCTTCGCGGGGGCGAATCCGGCGAAAAAACTGCTGCGCGATCTTGGCCTGAAACTGGCTGATACCCTTCCGGGCGTTAAACCACAACTTCTGCGTCAGGCGATGGGTCTTAACGATCTGCCCGACTGGCTTAAGTAA
- a CDS encoding MurR/RpiR family transcriptional regulator, translated as MFSHSAIASLNNLEMMVYNTVIKNRDRVMYMTIRELADAAGVSTTTVLRFCRKLNCDGYSEFRVRFKLYLEQNEPQQANFGASEIISFFKSVNNDEFDALLNEAVDIILSSERIIFVGAGTSGSLAKYGARFFSNIGKFSNHIDDPYFPVTNDMAKNALAIVLSVSGETEEILRFASQFSLHHCKVLSITSHEHSRLAKLADFNLSWHVPQTRIGGVYDITTQIPVVYILESLGRKLAKKLTE; from the coding sequence ATGTTCTCCCATTCCGCCATTGCCAGTCTCAATAACCTGGAGATGATGGTCTACAACACCGTCATCAAAAACCGCGATCGGGTGATGTACATGACCATTCGCGAACTGGCGGATGCGGCGGGCGTGTCCACCACCACCGTGCTACGCTTTTGCCGCAAGCTGAACTGCGATGGCTATTCTGAATTCCGCGTGCGTTTTAAATTATATCTTGAGCAAAACGAACCCCAGCAGGCTAATTTTGGCGCCAGTGAGATTATCAGCTTTTTCAAAAGTGTAAATAACGACGAATTTGACGCCCTGCTCAATGAAGCGGTGGATATTATATTATCCTCCGAGCGGATTATATTTGTCGGCGCAGGCACCTCCGGTTCTCTGGCGAAATATGGCGCGCGTTTCTTTTCCAATATAGGTAAATTCAGCAACCATATCGACGATCCTTATTTCCCGGTCACTAACGACATGGCGAAAAACGCGCTGGCTATCGTGCTCTCGGTCTCGGGCGAAACCGAAGAGATCCTGCGCTTCGCCAGCCAGTTCAGCCTGCATCACTGCAAGGTACTCTCTATCACCAGCCACGAGCATTCGCGTCTGGCTAAATTAGCGGACTTCAATCTCTCCTGGCACGTGCCGCAAACGCGTATTGGCGGCGTCTACGATATTACCACTCAAATACCGGTCGTTTATATTCTTGAATCTCTGGGACGTAAACTGGCGAAGAAATTAACGGAATAA
- the gcvH gene encoding glycine cleavage system protein GcvH, with product MSNVPAELKYSKEHEWLRKEADGTYTVGITEHAQELLGDMVFVDLPEVGATVTAGDDCAVAESVKAASDIYAPVGGEIVAVNDALSDSPELVNSEPYGEGWIFKIKASDEAEVAALLDATAYEALLEDE from the coding sequence ATGAGCAATGTGCCAGCAGAACTGAAATACAGCAAAGAACACGAGTGGCTGCGCAAAGAAGCCGACGGCACCTACACCGTTGGGATCACCGAACATGCTCAGGAGCTGTTAGGTGACATGGTGTTTGTGGATCTGCCAGAAGTGGGCGCGACCGTCACCGCAGGCGACGACTGCGCGGTAGCGGAGTCGGTAAAAGCTGCTTCTGACATCTATGCGCCAGTGGGCGGCGAAATCGTGGCGGTTAACGACGCGCTGAGCGACTCCCCTGAGCTGGTCAACAGCGAGCCTTACGGCGAAGGCTGGATCTTCAAAATCAAAGCCAGCGATGAAGCGGAAGTTGCCGCTCTGCTGGATGCCACCGCGTACGAAGCCTTACTGGAAGACGAATAA
- the yqfB gene encoding N(4)-acetylcytidine aminohydrolase, with translation MQPNDITFFQRFQDDILAGRKTITIRDESESHFSAGDVLRVGRYEDDGYFCTIEVTGTSTVTLDTLTEKHAQQENMTLNELKRVIAEIYPDQQQFYVIDFKCL, from the coding sequence ATGCAGCCAAACGACATTACTTTTTTTCAGCGTTTTCAGGATGACATCCTGGCCGGACGTAAAACCATCACCATTCGCGATGAAAGCGAATCCCATTTCAGCGCGGGCGACGTACTGCGGGTAGGGCGCTACGAGGATGACGGCTACTTTTGCACTATTGAGGTAACAGGCACCTCGACGGTCACCCTTGATACATTGACGGAAAAACATGCTCAACAGGAGAACATGACTCTGAACGAACTGAAGCGCGTAATTGCAGAAATTTACCCTGACCAGCAACAGTTTTATGTCATTGATTTCAAATGTCTTTAA
- the gcvT gene encoding glycine cleavage system aminomethyltransferase GcvT, whose product MAQQTPLYEQHTLCGARMVDFHGWMMPLHYGSQIDEHHAVRTDAGMFDVSHMTIVDLHGSRTREFLRYLLANDVAKLTKPGKALYSGMLNASGGVIDDLIVYYLSEDFFRLVVNSATREKDLSWITQHAEPYAIEITVRDDLSLIAVQGPNAQAKAASLFSDEQRQATEGMKPFFGVQTGDLFVATTGYTGEAGYEIAMPNEKAADFWHALVEAGVKPAGLGARDTLRLEAGMNLYGQEMDEGVSPLAANMGWTIAWEPADRDFIGREALEMQREKGTDQLVGLVMTEKGVLRGELPVRFTDANGNHCEGIITSGTFSPTLGYSIALARVPAGIGETAVVQIRNREMPVRVTKPIFVRAGKPVA is encoded by the coding sequence ATGGCTCAACAGACGCCTTTGTACGAACAACACACCTTATGCGGTGCACGCATGGTCGATTTCCATGGCTGGATGATGCCGCTGCATTATGGTTCGCAGATTGATGAGCATCATGCGGTGCGCACCGATGCCGGTATGTTCGACGTCTCTCACATGACCATTGTCGATCTCCACGGCAGCCGCACCCGGGAGTTTTTACGCTATCTGCTGGCAAATGACGTGGCTAAGCTCACGAAGCCGGGCAAAGCGCTCTATTCCGGCATGCTGAATGCCTCTGGCGGCGTGATTGACGACCTGATTGTCTATTACCTCTCCGAAGATTTCTTCCGCCTCGTTGTTAACTCCGCCACCCGCGAAAAAGACCTCTCCTGGATCACCCAACACGCAGAACCCTACGCTATCGAAATCACCGTGCGTGACGACCTGTCGCTGATCGCGGTGCAGGGGCCAAACGCGCAGGCAAAAGCCGCCTCCCTGTTCAGCGATGAGCAGCGTCAGGCCACCGAAGGCATGAAGCCGTTCTTTGGCGTGCAGACGGGCGATCTCTTTGTGGCGACCACCGGCTACACCGGTGAAGCGGGCTATGAAATTGCGATGCCGAATGAAAAAGCGGCCGATTTCTGGCATGCGCTGGTAGAAGCGGGCGTTAAGCCAGCGGGGCTGGGCGCGCGCGATACGCTGCGTCTGGAAGCCGGTATGAATTTATACGGTCAGGAGATGGACGAGGGCGTCTCTCCCCTGGCGGCCAATATGGGCTGGACCATCGCGTGGGAACCTGCCGATCGCGACTTTATCGGTCGTGAAGCGCTGGAAATGCAGCGTGAGAAAGGCACCGACCAGCTGGTTGGCCTGGTGATGACCGAGAAAGGCGTCCTGCGCGGCGAGCTGCCGGTACGTTTTACCGATGCGAACGGCAACCACTGCGAAGGCATTATCACCAGCGGCACCTTCTCTCCGACGCTGGGTTACAGTATTGCTCTGGCGCGCGTGCCGGCGGGGATTGGCGAGACTGCCGTGGTGCAGATCCGCAACCGCGAAATGCCGGTCCGCGTGACTAAACCGATTTTTGTTCGCGCCGGTAAACCGGTCGCCTAA